A genome region from Natronobeatus ordinarius includes the following:
- a CDS encoding phosphomannomutase produces MTLFGTAGIRGPVEERVTPALALAVGQAAGESGATFVVGRDGRETGAALAAAVTAGLESAGADVKRVGVVPTPALAFASQGRRGVMVTASHNPPADNGLKLFVDGVEYDRSQEEAVEALVEAPELAPWDEWGRSERLEVLEPYREAVVDYVREAVAGEARPLEGLSVVVDCGAGVGALATPQVLERLGADVVALNATVDGHFPARESKPTPETLTDLSAFLADGSFDLGLAHDGDADRLVVLDGDGEVIHEDTVLAVVAAHYARTTDADVPVVVTTPNASARIDEQVREAGGRVERVRLGALHEGIARERERGGAGTAVVFAAEPWKHVHPAFGGWIDGVVSAAVVAALVADAGGTDPLREPVSERPYRKVSVDCPDAAKAAAMARLETSLPETFPDATVETDYGVRLEFPDASWLLVRPSGTEPYVRLYAESDAVDDLVADARAVLESAVEAAG; encoded by the coding sequence ATGACGCTGTTCGGGACGGCAGGGATTCGTGGCCCCGTCGAGGAACGAGTGACACCGGCGCTGGCCCTCGCGGTCGGGCAGGCTGCTGGGGAATCGGGAGCGACGTTCGTCGTCGGCCGGGACGGCCGGGAGACGGGAGCTGCACTCGCCGCGGCGGTGACTGCCGGCCTCGAGAGCGCCGGCGCGGACGTCAAGCGCGTCGGCGTGGTGCCGACGCCCGCGCTCGCGTTCGCCTCGCAGGGTCGCCGCGGCGTGATGGTGACCGCGAGCCACAACCCGCCCGCGGACAACGGGCTCAAACTCTTCGTCGACGGCGTCGAGTACGACCGCAGCCAGGAGGAGGCCGTCGAAGCCCTCGTCGAGGCACCGGAACTTGCCCCCTGGGACGAGTGGGGCCGGTCGGAACGACTCGAGGTGCTCGAACCCTACCGCGAGGCGGTCGTCGATTACGTCCGCGAGGCGGTCGCCGGCGAGGCGCGGCCGCTCGAGGGACTGTCCGTCGTCGTCGACTGCGGGGCGGGCGTCGGCGCGCTCGCGACACCACAGGTGCTCGAGCGCCTCGGGGCCGACGTGGTCGCCCTGAACGCGACCGTCGACGGCCACTTCCCCGCCCGCGAGAGTAAGCCGACGCCAGAGACGCTAACCGACCTCTCGGCGTTCCTCGCCGACGGATCGTTCGACCTCGGGCTGGCCCACGACGGCGACGCCGACCGGCTGGTGGTCCTCGACGGCGACGGCGAGGTGATCCACGAAGACACCGTGCTGGCGGTCGTCGCCGCCCACTACGCCCGGACGACCGACGCCGACGTTCCGGTCGTCGTCACCACCCCCAACGCCTCCGCACGCATCGACGAACAGGTTCGCGAGGCGGGCGGGCGCGTCGAACGCGTCCGACTCGGTGCCCTCCACGAGGGAATCGCGCGGGAACGCGAGCGCGGCGGCGCCGGAACCGCGGTCGTCTTCGCCGCCGAACCCTGGAAGCACGTCCATCCCGCCTTCGGTGGCTGGATCGACGGCGTCGTCAGCGCCGCGGTCGTCGCCGCGCTCGTGGCCGACGCCGGTGGAACAGACCCGCTGCGCGAGCCGGTCTCCGAACGCCCGTACCGAAAGGTGAGCGTCGACTGCCCCGACGCGGCGAAGGCGGCGGCGATGGCCCGACTCGAGACGTCCCTGCCCGAGACGTTCCCCGACGCGACCGTCGAAACGGACTACGGCGTGCGACTCGAGTTCCCCGACGCCTCGTGGCTTTTGGTTCGGCCGAGCGGCACCGAACCCTACGTCCGGCTCTACGCCGAGAGCGACGCGGTCGACGACCTGGTTGCCGACGCGCGTGCGGTCCTCGAGTCCGCGGTCGAAGCCGCGGGATAA
- a CDS encoding MaoC family dehydratase, with protein MTQQDAAGSNLSAMTNVWTTMTSSFLQGAVAANRAATAAMLPPVASANGSSHEPAASDPEAVSPPIPSLEYSNLGWEFERTVDDPEAMTVGDLVTFEKAITEADVRAFAEISGDTNRLHLDEAFAAESRFGERIVHGTLVSGLISAALARLPGLTVYLSQDLEFRAPVAIDDRVSARVEVVEDLGNGQFRLETLVRDETTDTVVIDGEAVVLIDDLPQE; from the coding sequence ATGACACAGCAGGACGCTGCGGGGAGTAATCTTTCGGCGATGACGAACGTATGGACGACGATGACCAGTAGCTTCCTGCAGGGTGCAGTCGCAGCCAATCGCGCTGCCACCGCTGCGATGCTACCGCCGGTCGCCAGCGCCAACGGTTCGAGCCACGAACCCGCCGCGTCCGACCCCGAGGCCGTTTCGCCGCCGATTCCCTCGCTCGAGTACTCGAATCTCGGCTGGGAGTTCGAGCGCACCGTCGACGATCCCGAGGCCATGACGGTCGGCGACCTGGTCACCTTCGAGAAAGCCATCACCGAAGCCGACGTCCGCGCGTTCGCGGAGATTAGCGGCGACACCAACCGACTCCACCTCGACGAGGCGTTCGCCGCCGAGAGCCGATTCGGCGAGCGGATCGTCCACGGCACGCTCGTCTCCGGGCTCATCAGCGCCGCCCTCGCTCGCCTCCCGGGGCTAACCGTCTACCTCTCCCAGGATCTCGAGTTCCGCGCCCCCGTCGCGATCGACGACCGCGTCTCCGCCCGGGTCGAGGTCGTCGAGGACCTCGGGAACGGCCAGTTCCGACTCGAGACGCTCGTCCGGGATGAGACCACCGACACGGTGGTCATCGACGGTGAGGCCGTCGTGCTGATCGACGATCTGCCCCAGGAGTGA
- a CDS encoding AbrB/MazE/SpoVT family DNA-binding domain-containing protein, with protein sequence MTDTSGQPPWLPMLFTKQMQEAGEQVAESQQELMTQLMQAGTNPFEAFEGASSFGPMNMGTATFKARVQSGGRISIPEPERDALDIEEGDIVQTIVVPVKRTREDQ encoded by the coding sequence ATGACGGATACTTCCGGCCAGCCGCCCTGGTTGCCGATGCTGTTCACGAAGCAGATGCAGGAAGCGGGCGAGCAGGTCGCTGAGTCCCAGCAGGAGCTGATGACACAGTTGATGCAAGCCGGCACGAACCCCTTCGAAGCGTTCGAAGGGGCCTCGAGCTTCGGTCCGATGAACATGGGAACCGCGACGTTCAAAGCCCGCGTGCAGAGCGGCGGCCGGATCAGCATTCCCGAACCCGAACGGGATGCACTCGACATCGAAGAGGGCGACATCGTGCAGACGATCGTCGTCCCCGTCAAACGAACCCGCGAGGATCAGTAA
- a CDS encoding poly(R)-hydroxyalkanoic acid synthase subunit PhaE, translating to MTDSSADVQNWNAMVERWNEQFLEAIEGNMEAQAQFVESWADAVGEATDDGEMAEGVEGYARAYDAWMTASTQMAERMNDVLEGEDVELEEFRDIWLNTANEAFKEVMSTTAFAKMTGETVGDVLEAQQQADEAAETTLRSLGFATESDVLEVGDRLVELERRQHAVEEKLDRVLEALEE from the coding sequence ATGACAGACTCAAGCGCAGACGTGCAAAACTGGAACGCGATGGTCGAACGGTGGAACGAGCAGTTCCTCGAGGCGATCGAGGGGAACATGGAAGCCCAGGCGCAGTTCGTCGAGAGCTGGGCCGACGCCGTCGGCGAGGCGACCGACGACGGCGAGATGGCCGAGGGCGTCGAAGGCTACGCCCGTGCGTACGACGCGTGGATGACCGCCTCGACGCAGATGGCCGAGCGGATGAACGACGTACTCGAGGGCGAGGACGTCGAACTCGAGGAGTTTCGCGACATCTGGCTCAACACGGCCAACGAGGCGTTCAAAGAAGTGATGTCGACGACGGCCTTCGCCAAGATGACCGGCGAGACCGTCGGCGACGTCTTAGAGGCACAGCAACAGGCCGACGAGGCTGCCGAAACGACGCTCCGAAGCCTCGGCTTCGCTACCGAGAGCGACGTCTTAGAGGTCGGCGATCGGCTGGTCGAACTCGAGCGGCGACAGCACGCAGTCGAGGAGAAACTCGACCGCGTCCTCGAGGCACTCGAAGAATGA
- the fabG gene encoding 3-oxoacyl-ACP reductase FabG: protein MSMDGRTCVITGSAKGIGRGIAEHLGREGANVVINYRSSEEAARAAVVAVEDAGGEAVAARADVADREAVEHLREVCHDAFGPADVLVNNAGITADTQFVEMTRDEWDRVIDVNLGGMFNCTQEFYDDIWEAEEGRLINISSVVGKQGNFGQANYATAKSGMFGFTRTIALEFAQGGSTANCVAPGYTKTEMIETVPEKVLDRIVAGIPLERLAEVEDIASVVRFLASEESSYVTGEIIDVNGGMDL from the coding sequence ATGTCGATGGATGGACGAACCTGCGTCATCACCGGTTCCGCGAAGGGAATCGGTCGCGGTATCGCCGAGCACCTCGGGCGAGAGGGTGCGAACGTGGTCATCAACTACCGCTCTTCGGAGGAGGCGGCGCGAGCGGCCGTCGTGGCGGTCGAGGACGCCGGCGGGGAAGCCGTCGCCGCCCGGGCGGACGTGGCCGACCGGGAGGCCGTCGAGCACTTACGCGAGGTCTGTCACGACGCGTTCGGCCCGGCAGATGTCCTCGTGAACAACGCCGGCATCACCGCAGACACCCAGTTCGTCGAGATGACCCGCGACGAGTGGGATCGCGTCATCGACGTCAACCTGGGTGGGATGTTCAACTGCACCCAGGAGTTCTACGACGACATCTGGGAGGCCGAGGAGGGCCGGCTCATCAACATCTCGAGCGTCGTCGGCAAGCAGGGCAACTTCGGCCAAGCCAACTACGCCACGGCCAAAAGCGGGATGTTCGGTTTTACCCGCACCATCGCGCTCGAGTTCGCCCAGGGTGGCTCGACGGCCAACTGCGTCGCCCCCGGCTACACGAAGACGGAGATGATCGAGACCGTCCCCGAGAAGGTCCTCGATCGCATCGTCGCGGGCATCCCCCTCGAGCGGCTGGCGGAGGTCGAAGACATCGCGAGCGTCGTTCGATTCCTCGCTAGCGAGGAGTCCTCCTACGTCACCGGCGAGATAATCGACGTCAACGGCGGTATGGATCTCTGA
- the phaC gene encoding class III poly(R)-hydroxyalkanoic acid synthase subunit PhaC, which produces MKNPYALALDMQRQAWEGAIELTENASVAPDRSETLNEVEVGQTPHEIVYEENKLHLKHYEPLTDEQHDVPILIVYALINRPYILDLQPDRSVVQTLLEEGFDVYLVDWGEPSPMDRTLTLDDYVTRYIDNCVDVVRDRSGQDAINILGYCMGGTMSTMYAALYPEKVRNLGLMAAGLCFAGDGGVLELWGADEYYDPERVTDTFGNVPAEFLDVGFALMDPVQNNVTKYVRFYENMEDEDFVENFARMEKWLGDGIDVAGATYDQFISDVYQENKLIQNELYLDSKHVDIENLEMPVLQIVAEYDHLIPPNASKPFNEEIPSEDTEIMEFATGHIGMSVSSRSHAELWPDVCAWFEERSQVDEEPVTAEPETPEPKEADATLAEATEANGAGETVDADDLTELNGVGEAYADDLREAGIETFDDLTSADAATLSADTGISPSRIEDWIEQATER; this is translated from the coding sequence ATGAAGAACCCGTACGCACTCGCGCTGGACATGCAGCGCCAGGCCTGGGAGGGAGCGATCGAACTGACCGAGAACGCCTCCGTCGCCCCGGATCGATCGGAGACGCTGAACGAAGTCGAGGTGGGACAGACCCCCCACGAGATCGTCTACGAGGAGAACAAACTCCACCTCAAACATTACGAGCCACTGACCGACGAGCAACACGACGTCCCCATCCTGATCGTCTACGCGCTGATCAACCGGCCGTACATCCTCGACCTCCAGCCCGATCGGTCGGTCGTCCAGACGTTACTCGAGGAGGGCTTCGACGTCTACCTGGTCGACTGGGGTGAACCCTCGCCCATGGACCGGACGCTGACGCTCGACGACTACGTCACCCGGTACATCGACAACTGCGTCGACGTCGTCCGCGACCGCTCCGGGCAGGACGCCATCAATATCCTCGGCTACTGCATGGGTGGCACCATGTCGACGATGTACGCCGCCCTCTACCCCGAGAAGGTTCGCAACCTCGGTCTGATGGCCGCCGGCCTCTGTTTCGCCGGCGACGGCGGCGTCCTCGAGCTCTGGGGTGCCGACGAGTACTACGATCCCGAGAGAGTCACCGACACCTTCGGCAACGTCCCGGCGGAGTTCCTGGACGTTGGCTTCGCGCTGATGGACCCCGTCCAGAACAACGTGACGAAGTACGTCCGCTTCTACGAGAACATGGAGGACGAGGACTTCGTCGAGAACTTCGCCCGGATGGAGAAGTGGCTCGGCGACGGTATCGACGTCGCCGGCGCGACGTACGACCAGTTCATCAGCGACGTCTACCAGGAGAACAAGCTGATACAGAACGAACTGTACCTCGACAGCAAACACGTCGACATCGAGAACCTCGAGATGCCCGTCCTCCAGATCGTCGCCGAGTACGACCACCTCATCCCGCCGAACGCCTCGAAGCCATTCAACGAGGAGATCCCGAGCGAGGACACCGAGATCATGGAGTTCGCGACCGGCCACATCGGGATGTCCGTCTCCTCGCGGAGCCACGCCGAGCTCTGGCCCGACGTCTGTGCATGGTTCGAGGAGCGTTCGCAGGTGGACGAGGAGCCCGTCACCGCGGAGCCCGAGACGCCCGAGCCGAAGGAAGCCGACGCGACTCTCGCCGAGGCAACGGAGGCCAACGGTGCGGGCGAGACGGTGGATGCAGACGACCTAACGGAACTCAACGGCGTCGGCGAGGCCTACGCCGACGACCTCCGCGAGGCCGGCATCGAGACGTTCGACGACCTCACGAGCGCCGACGCCGCGACCCTCTCTGCCGACACCGGTATCTCCCCGAGTCGGATCGAAGACTGGATCGAGCAAGCGACCGAGCGATAG